AGAGGACTTAGCTTAATAGTGCCCATCTTCGAGAAGGACAACGGTTACTTCTACAACACAGCGTTCGTCATAAACTCCAAGGGTGAAGTGGTAGGAAAGTACAGGAAGACCCACTTGCCTCAGGACAACTTCTTCAACGAGTACTACTTCTTCAAGGTAGGGGACCTAGGCTTTCCAGTCTTCGACCTAGAGGGCATCAAGGTTGGGGTAGTCATTTGTCACGACAGACACTTTCCAGAGACAGTGAGGGCGGAGGCAGTGAAGGGAGCCCATGTGGTCTTCATACCGTCTGTGGCCTACTTCAAGGAGATATGGGAACTGGAACTTAAGGCCCACGCGGTCTTCAACACGGTGTACATAGCCGGAATAAACAGAATAGGCAAGGAGTACCCCTATCAAGAGGAGGAGTACTTTGGCGAGTCCATGATCCTCTCGCCCATGGGCGAGGTCATAAGCAAGGCCGGAAAGAAGGAGGAGATCCTGTACGCAGAAGTTAGGGAAGAGCAAATAGAGGAGGCGAGGATAAGGAGGCCCTTCCTGAAGAAGAGGCTACCCAGTTACGGGCTCTGAGGGCTATCCCCTTTGCTCATAAGGAACGCCAAGCTCCCTAACGGGAGAGTAGTGGACGTAAAGGTAGAAGGAGAGAAGATAACTTGTTTGGGAGACTGCGGAGGGG
Above is a window of Candidatus Aramenus sp. CH1 DNA encoding:
- a CDS encoding carbon-nitrogen hydrolase family protein, giving the protein MANLVKIAVIQTNMSWDKEDNVKRQLELVDKAADNKAKVIALDELSSTVYFPFEQNPKYFSLAEDERGPTISKFKEKAKDRGLSLIVPIFEKDNGYFYNTAFVINSKGEVVGKYRKTHLPQDNFFNEYYFFKVGDLGFPVFDLEGIKVGVVICHDRHFPETVRAEAVKGAHVVFIPSVAYFKEIWELELKAHAVFNTVYIAGINRIGKEYPYQEEEYFGESMILSPMGEVISKAGKKEEILYAEVREEQIEEARIRRPFLKKRLPSYGL